Below is a window of Fluviibacter phosphoraccumulans DNA.
CCAGCCCGGGTGTTTCTTTGTGCTCTATGACACGAGCACCGAGGACTTGTCCTTCCGCATTAAAAGCCACCAGCAGTTTGATGTCGCCGCTATAACCATCCGGTGCCACAACGTCCATCACCAAAGCGGCCGGTTTGCCATTGATGCGCGCACGGTAAACGGTGCTTGGCGTTTTGGTGCCGAGTGCCGGTTCGGCGGGCAAGCTGATCGTATCGTTCAGGGGGTCGTTGTTATACAGATCGAGCGGCAGAATCTGGTTTAGAACAACCAGCTTTTCAGTACGTGTAGATTGTTCGATGACCGGTCGTGAGAAGAGGTAAACCCAGGCCAGCAACGCTGTAAAAAAAACAATAAACGCTAGCAGCGTTAACGCGGTTTCACCCGAAACCCGGAAGGCATGTTTTTCGGCGGGTGTACTCACGAGCGACCTCCCTTGGTTTTTTCACCAAAGATCGGTGGTTGTGTGTACATGTCGATCAGTGGTACACACATATTCAGAATGAGCACGGCAAAGGCAATGCCATCCGGGAATGCACCAAAGACACGAATCAAGTAAGCCAGTGCGCCGATGGCAACGGCAAAGATGATCTTGCCGCGTGGGGTGGTGGCGCCGCTGACCGGGTCCGTGGCAATAAAAAATGCACCGAGTAAGGTTGCCCCACCCAGGATGTGAAAGATCGGATTGGCATAATGTGTCGGGTCAATTGCCCAGGCCAGTAGTGCCAATGTCCCCATGCCAGCAATAAGACCGGTAGGAATATGCCAGCTGATGACCTTCTGCTGGATGAGCCACAGACCACCGATCAGCCAGGCCAGCGTGACCCACTCCCAGCCATTGCCCCCCCCAATGCCATAGATGGTGTGATCTTTGAGAATATTTTGTACGGTCAGCGTGTCGTTACCTGTCGCCAGACGAAGCGTGGTCTTTAAGTGGTCGAGTGGCGTCGCACCGGCCCACGCATCAATACGCTGCGGCATGAAGATCGCCGTGATTTGATCCAGCGGTGGTAAGCCACCATGGGACAGCGGGTGTGGCCATTGTGACATCAATGCCGGGAACGACACGATGCAGAGGGCATAGGCCACCATGGCCGGGTTAAAGGGATTCTGACCGAGACCGCCGTACAGGTGTTTTGCCACAACGATGGCAAACAAAGTGCCGACAACGATCAACCACCACGGCCCCAGGGGTGGGAACGACAGGGCAATCAGCCAGGCAGTCACAACAGCCGAAAGATCGAACAGCGCGGGAGTGATCGGGCGCTGGCGCAAACGCAAAAATGCTGCTTCGGTAATCACGGCGGTGATGGTCGCCAAGCTGATTTGCACCAGAATGCCGGGGCCGAATAACCAGGCGTAAATCGCGATTCCTGGTACCAGCGCCAGTAAAACCTTGAGCATGATCTTGGTCACGCTGACGGGTTGTACCAGGTAGGGTGATTGCGTCAGGACGTTAGGCGATTCAAAAGACACAGGTTGGGCTCATAAGAAAATTAGGGGGCGGTACTGCCGGCTTTGTCGGCATGCTGTTCGCGTTTGAGCCGTGCCCGTTCCACGGCAGCAGCAATGGCTGCCTGCTTGGCGCTCGCATCCAGCACAGGGTGGTTGTCGACAGCAATCGGCGTCGATGCCTGATTCGGATGGCTTGATAGATCGGGGACACCCTCCTCAGGTTTAGCTGGTGTGGGCGTTGACGCAGCGGCGGCGGCTTCTGCCGCTTGACGCGCAGCATTAGCCTTGGCAAGACGCTCTGCCTTCTCGCGTTTTTCACGTTCGGCACGCGCTTCGCGGAATTCAAAACGATCACGCGCAGCATCCGCAAGCTGTTTCTCACGCTGCGCAGCCTGAATTTCGCTTTTGGAAAACCGGAAGTAATTAACCAGTGGAATATGGCTGGGGCAAACGTAGTCACAGCAGCCGCATTCGATGCAGTCGAACAGTTTGTATTTTTCCAGTGGTTCAAACTTGTTGGCGCGTGACCACCAGTACAACTCAAAAGGCTGCAATTCCTGAGGACAGGCCGTCGCGCATGCGCCACAGCGGATGCAGGGCAACTCCTGCGGCTTGGGCGGGAAGAGGCCGGGCGCGTTAACAATCAGGCTGTTGGTTGACTTAATCACCGGCGCGGCATTGGTTGAGACCTTGAAGCCCATCATGGGCCCGCCCATGATCACGCCATCACTTTCCGGCTTCGGTTGGGCAAGTGCCACCAAGTCGGCAATCGGCATGCCGATCGGTACTGACCAGTTGCGCGATTCACCGACAGCGCCGCTAATCGTAACGATGCGCGAGATTAAGGGTTCGCCGTATGTGATGGCGCGCCAGGCCGACTGCACTGTCGCCACGTTAAACACCTGTACGCCAAAATCAGTGGCGCGTTTGCTGCCCGGTACTTCCTTGCCGGTCAGCACGCGAATGAGTTCTTTGGCACCACCGGTCGGATAGATCGTTGGTACCGTAATCACTGCAACTGGCGCGTCCAGTTTTTCCTGCGCAGCCTTCAGTGCGGCAATCGCTTCTGGCTTGTTATCTTCAACACCGATCAGCACCTGACCGGCGTGAACGAGCTGGCCAAAGAGGGCACTGCCCAGAATCACTTCTTCAGCCTGCTCACGCATCAGGCGGTCGTCGCACGAGATGAATGGCTCGCACTCGGCACCGTTGATGATCAGTTGCTCAATGTGTTTGCCTTTGGGTACAGCCAGTTTCACATGACTGGGAAACACCGCGCCACCCATGCCCACAATACCCATGTCGCGCAGGTATTCACGTATGGCGTCCGGCGAAGCGTGGTCTACATCAAAGGGTGTACGTTCAATCCAGGTGTCACGACCATCGGCTTCGATGACCACGCAATCGGTAGGTAAACCCGATGGGTGCGGAATAATGTGCGGGCCGATCTCGACCACGGTGCCTGAGGTGGGCGCATGTACCGCCGCAGAGACCCAGCCATCCGCTTCGCCAATACGCTGACCTTTAAGGACGTAGTCACCTACGTTGACGATCGGGCGTGGTGTTCCACCGACGCTCTGATGCAAAGGCACAATGTAACGGCCGACCAGCGGGGCCTGTGCAATAGGCAATGCCGTGGAGACCGATTTATTCGGATTCGGCTTGACGCCGCCTTTGAATGAAAATAATTTCATATCAGGCCGCCTGTGCAGTTGGGGCAACCGGCATGATAGGAATCACACGCTTGGTGCCTGGCTTTTGCCATTTCCATGTATCCAATGTTGCGTCCACCGTGATCATGCTGATGCATTCGACCGGGCAGGGCGGAATGCACAACTCACAACCGGTGCAAAGATCCGCCACGATGGTATGCATCTGTTTGGCGGCGCCCACAATGGCATCCACCGGGCAGGCTTGAATGCACAGGGTGCAACCGATGCAGATTTTTTCGTCGATCAGTGCCACCTGCTTGGGCTTTTCAACACCATGTTCGGCAGACAGCGGTTTGTATTCTTTACCCAGCAATTCCGCAAGCTTGTGAATGTTTTCATCACCACCTGGCGGGCACTGGTTGATATCAGCCTCGTCTTTGGCAATGGCTTCTGCATAAGGGCGGCAACCCGGGAAGCCGCATTGGCCACATTGCGTTTGCGGCAGAATGCTATCGATTTTATCGACCAGCGGATCGCCTTCTACCTTGAAGCGCGTCGAGGCATAGCCGAGCAGGGCACCAAGCACGATGCCGCCCAATGCCATCACACCAATTGCGTAAAGAATATTGTCCATGGTGATCAGTAACGGTCGAGACCGGCAAAACCCATGAAGGCCAGGCTCATCAGCCCGGCAGTGACCATGGCAATGGCCACGCCGCGAAAGTAGAGTGGTACATCGGCTGCTTCAACCCGCTCGCGTACGCCAGCAAATAGAATCAGTGCCAGAGAAAAACCAATCGAGCTACCGGCACCAAAAATCAACGAGGCAATAAAGCCGTTATCCTGGCTGACGTTGATCAGCGGTACACCGAGCACGGCACAGTTGGTGGTGATCAGTGGTAAATAAATGCCCAGCACCTGATGCAGTACCGGGCTGGTTTTCTGAATGACGAGTTCGGTCAGTTGCACCAAGGCAGCAATGGTGACAATGAAAGAGATGGTGCGCAGGTATTCCAGGCCGAATGGAACCAGTAAGTAATGATCGATGATGTAGCTGGCGCCGGTACCCATCGTCAGCACAAACGTCGTGGCTGCGCCCATACCGTAAGCCGTTGCCAGCTTTTTGGAAACGCCCATAAACGGGCACAGCCCCAGAATGCGGACCAGCACCACGTTATTGACCAGTACGGCGCCGACAAGAATGAAAAGATATTCGGTCATTTACCCGTTTGAATGCGGAGTTATTGAAGCTTGGCGGCATTATCCGCCCCGGCTTGGTGTGGCGCAACACGCATTCGCTATATGCTTATGCTTTTAAAGAAGAAAGACCGTAGCTTAACTACGGTCTTTGGGCATACACACCGATTCTAAAGGCTGGGGCGATGGTTCTGTCGGTTGTAACGGACGAGGGCTTCACCCACGTCTTTGATTAGGGCAGGGCCTTGATAAATTAGACCGGTGTAGACCTGGACCAGATCGGCGCCGGCCTCTCGTTTGGCCACAGCATCCGCCCCTGATGCAATACCACCCACGCCGATAAGTGGTAGTTCGCCCGCCAGCTTTTTATGCAGTTCAGCCAGCACGGCCGTCGATTTTTCAAGAACTGGTTTGCCCGAGAGGCCACCCGTTTCACCCGCATGCGGGTCGCCCATCACGGCAGCACGTTCCAGGGTGGTGTTGGTGGCGATGACGGCATCAAAACGGTGACGGCGCACAGCCGAAGCAATGGCCTCGATTTGCAGATCGTCGAGGTCCGGTGCAATTTTGAGCGCCAGCGGCACGTATTTGCCGTGTTGGTCGGCCAGCCGTTGTTGGCGCTCTTTCAATCCGGCGAGCAGGGTTTCCAGTGCATCATCCTGTTGCAGTGAGCGTAGGTTCTGCGTATTCGGACTAGAAATATTGATCGTTACATAGTGTGCATGCGCATAAGCCTCATCCAGGGCCATCAGATAATCATCGTTGGCCCGGTCAATCGGCGTTGTGGCGTTCTTGCCAATATTGATACCGATAATGCCGCCGTTCTTAACGAACTGGCTGGCCTTGACGTTGTTGACCAGATTGTTGACGCCCAGATTATTAAAGCCAAAGCGATTGATCAGGGCGCCGTGCGCCGGTAAGCGGAACAAACGCGGCTGCGGGTTGCCCGGTTGCGGCTTCGGCGTAACGGTACCAATTTCAATAAAGCCAAAGCCCATTGTCGCTAGGCCGTCAATGTGCGCGCCATCCTTATCCAAACCGGCGGCCAGGCCAACGCGGTTAGGGAAAGTAATGCCCATGAGCGTTACCGGGTCTGTCGGCAAGGTTTGGCGCAACAGGCCGAGCTTGGCAGCCTGATCCAGCGCATTCAGGCTCAAGTTGTGGGCGGTTTCGGGGGCCAGGCTAAAGAGGAGCGGGCGGAGGAGCGGGTAAAGATTCATCATGTGTCCTGGTTGCTGCCAGAGCAGCCCGGTAATTTGGCTGAATCTGGCATTTTAATCCACTGATCGTTGTCCAGCATCTGCATTGGCTGGAAACGGGATTTGTAGGCCATCTTGTCACTTTCAGCGATCCAGTAGCCCAGATACAGGTAAGGCAATTGGTTGTACTGACACTGGATGATCTGCCAGAGCACGGCATACGTCCCGTAGCTGGCTTTAGCGTCTGCCGGATCATAGAAGGTATAGACCGCCGACAGGCCATCGGCCAACACATCCATCACGCTCACCATCACAAGCCGCCCGCCCACACGAAACTCAATCAGCCGTGTATCGACACCACTGGTCAGCAAAAAATGTGTGTACTGGTCGGCATCGTCATCATCCATGCCGCCATGGGGGTGGCGTGTTTGCTGGTAGGCACGGTACAGCGCATAGTGTTCCGGATCAAAAGTCAGTGAGCGCTCACGTACTTGCATCTGTCCTGGTTGATTCAAGCGGTTAACAATTTTGCGTTGGGTCCGGTCCGGGGCAAAGTCCAGCGCGCATACGCGTACCGGGATGCAACGCTGGCAGCCGTCGCAACGGGGGCGATACGTAAATTGACCGCTGCGCCGAAACCCCTGCTGAACAAGCGTGCCGTAAACCGCGTGATCGATGTGCTCAGGTGGAATGGCCACCTGTGAACGTGCCTGCCGGTCAGCCAGATAGCTGCAAGGGTAAGGGGCTGTGGTGTAAAACTGGATCAGGGCGTCGGGCAAGCCGGACTCATGCGCATTTGACATCGCACAGGCTCAAACAAAAAACGCCGCTAGAGAGCGGCGCTTTGTCAGGCAACAGCGTAGCTTAGAAAGACAAGGCACGGCTCGGCGCTGCCGACACACCGTCTAAGCGACGGGCACCATTGTATTTACTGACCCAATAAGACTGTTGCATGTTCTCGACACGAATTTCTGCACCCGGCTTGGGGGCGTGCACAAACTGGTTGTTACCCAGATAAATACCAACGTGGGAATACGCACGACGCATGGTATTAAAGAACACCAGATCACCCGGCTTTAGTTCTTCAGCACTCACCTTAGTGCCTACCTGGCTTTGTTCGGCTGCTGTGCGGGGCAGGTCGATGCCGTTTGAATCCAGGAATACAAGACGTGTGAAACCGCTACAGTCCAGACCCGACTCCACCGTGTTGCCACCGCGGCGATAAGGGACACCTACGAACTCCAGGCCTTTAATTACAAGGTCCTGAATGTTCACGGTGTATCGCTGCAGCAGCCCCGGTTTTTCCAGTTCATCAGCACGAACGGCCGTCGAAACCGGAATGAGCGCGCTAGAGAGGGTCATGGCCGTAATGGCCTGTACCAACACTTTGCGCGATAACAGAGACGCTTTGCGAGGGGATTTCACCTTTTGCATGAGGCCTACTCTAACTCAAAGTGTTGTCCAGGGCAAGTTATCGGCAAGCCATGACTTGGTGCATGAACGCCCCTGTGGTTGCACCAATTTTGAGCGTTCCGTGAACAATTTTTAACTCTTTTATAAGAGTTCGCCAAATTCTCCGGTTTGCCTCTCGCTTCTGGGGTCGCGTTGTGTTACAAATTCGGTTTACGTAGTATTTCCCGATAATTTTGCTTAAATTGTCGTTCCTCCGTTTTTTGAAAGGAAACCGCCGTGCTAGAAGCTTACCGGAGCCATGTTGCCGAGCGTGCCGCCCTGGGGATCCCCCCGCTGCCGCTGAATGCCCAGCAGACCGCAGACCTGGTCGAACTGCTGAAGAATCCACCGAAGGGTGAAGAAGATTTTCTGGTTGAGCTCATCACCTACCGTGTGCCTGCCGGTGTGGATGATGCGGCTCGTGTTAAAGCGGCTTTCCTGGCGGCGGTTGCCAAGGGTGAGACGCAGTGCGCGCTTATCTCGCGCGTTCGCGCTACTGAACTGCTGGGCACCATGCTCGGTGGGTACAATGTCAAACCGCTGATCGATATGCTGGGCGATGCCGAATGTGGCGCCGCTGCGGCTGAAGGCCTCAAGAAGACCCTGCTCGTGTTCGACTTCTTCCACGACGTCAAAGAACTGGCTGACAAGGGCAATGCCAACGCCAAGGGCGTTCTGCAATCGTGGGCAGATGGCGAGTGGTTCACCTCGCGTCCTGAAGTGCCAGCTTCGCAGAAGCTGACCGTACTCAAGGTTACCGGCGAAACCAATACCGATGACCTGTCGCCAGCACCTGATGCCTGGTCGCGTCCGGATATTCCACTGCACGCGCTGGCCATGCTCAAGAACCCGCGTCCGGGTATCGATGCCGATGAGCCGGGCAGCCGTGGTCCGCTGAAGCAAATCGAAGGTCTGGCCAAGAAGGGCAACCAGATCGCCTACGTCGGTGATGTGGTCGGTACCGGTTCGTCGCGTAAATCAGCCACCAACTCGGTGCTGTGGTTTACCGGTGAAGACATTCCTTTCGTACCCAACAAGCGTTTTGGTGGTGTCTGTCTGGGTTCGAAGATCGCCCCGATCTTCTTTAACACCATGGAAGATGCCGGCGCGCTGCCGATCGAAATCGACGTTAACCAGATGGACATGGGCGACGAGATCGAACTGAAGGTTGATCACGCCACCGCTAAAGTCACTGCCCTGAAGAACGGCGCTGTCATTGCCGAGTCGCAGCTGAAGACACCGGTCATTCTGGACGAAGTCCGTGCCGGCGGTCGTATTCCGCTGATCATCGGCCGTGGCCTGACGACTAAGGCGCGTGAAGCATTGGGTCTGCCAGTGTCGACCCTGTTCCGTCTGCCGCAAGATCCGGTTGATTCGGGCAAGGGCTTCTCGTTGGCCCAGAAGATGGTGGGTCGCGCCTGTGGTCTGCCAGAAGGCAAGGGCGTTCGTCCGGGCACTTACTGTGAGCCGAAGATGACCACCGTGGGTTCGCAAGATACCACCGGCCCAATGACCCGTGATGAGCTGAAGGATCTGGCTTGCCTGGGCTTCTCGGCGGACATGGTGATGCAATCGTTCTGTCACACCGCGGCTTATCCAAAGCCAGTGGATGTGAAGATGCACCACGAACTGCCACCGTTCATCGAAACCCGTGGCGGCGTTGCGCTGCGTCCGGGCGACGGTGTGATTCACTCGTGGCTGAACCGTCTGCTGCTGCCAGATACCGTCGGTACCGGTGGTGACTCGCACACCCGTTTCCCGATTGGTATTTCGTTCCCGGCCGGTTCGGGTCTGGTGGCCTTCGCGGCTGCTACTGGCGTCATGCCGCTCGATATGCCGGAATCGGTACTGGTTCGCTTCAAGGGCAAGCTGCAGCCTGGCATCACGCTGCGTGACATGGTTAACGCTATTCCGCTGGCTGCTATCAAGCAAGGCCTGCTGACCGTTGAGAAGAAGGGCAAGAAGAACATCTTCTCCGGCCGCATTCTCGAAATCGAAGGTTTGCCCGATCTGAAGGTGGAACAAGCGTTTGAACTGTCGGATGCTGCTGCTGAGCGTTCGGCTGCTGCCTGCGCCATCCAGCTCAATCCGGAACCGATCGCCGAGTACCTACGTTCGAACATCACGCTGATGAAGTGGATGATCGCCAATGGTTACCAGGACAAGCGTACGCTGGAACGCCGCATCAAGGCCATGGAAGCCTGGATCGCCGATCCTAAGCTGCTCAAGGGCGATGCCGATGCCGACTACGCTGCTGTCATCGAAATCGACATGGACCAGATCAAAGAACCGATCGTGGCCTGCCCGAACGATCCGGATGACGTGAAACTGCTATCTGAAGTCGCTGGCGACAAGATCGACGAAGTGTTCGTCGGTTCGTGTATGACCAATATCGGCCACTTCCGTGCCGCTTCCAAGCTGCTGGAAGGCAAGAGCGATATCCCGGTTCGCCTGTGGATCGCCCCGCCAACCAAGATGGATCAGCACGTACTGACCGAAGAAGGCCACTACGGCATTCTGGGTCGTACCGGCGCCCGCATGGAAATGCCGGGTTGCTCGCTGTGTATGGGTAACCAGGCACAGATCCGCAAGGGTTCGACCGCCATGTCCACCTCGACCCGTAACTTCCCGAACCGTCTGGGTATTGATACCCGCGTGTATCTGGGTTCGGCTGAGTTGGCTTCGGTCTGTGCGCTGCTGGGTAAGATTCCGACCCCGGCCGAGTACATGGAGCATCAGGGCGTTATCAGCAAAGATGCTGACAAGATCTACCGCTACATGAACTTTGATCAGATCAAAGAGTTCAAGGACGTGGCAGATACGGTCAACGTCTAAGTTGATCTAGCCTCAGAGAAACCTGCCGCTCGTAAGACCGGCGGGTTTTTTATCACCCGAATTCTGTTAGATTAGACATATACCGCTTATAAGGAGACCGTTATGAAAACCCAACGTATTGCTTTAATCGCTTTGGCTGTGGCATTGGCAACCGGTGTTGCCCAAGCCGAAACGCTGCGAGCCATTACGACGGATGCCCATGGCAGCTATGCGCTCGATACCGATAGCATCGTCAAGTCAAACGGCAAAACGGCGTTTACCGTCCAGACCATCTATAGCAACAAGATGACGGCGCCCAACAATGCGACTTACAACAAAGCTACCAACACTTTTCTGGCGGATTGCAAAGCTAAAAACCAGGCACTGACGGGTGTCACACTGATGGATGGCACCGGTAAGGTGGTTTATAGCTACACGCCTACCGTGAGCGAAGCCCCGATGATCGCCCCGGAAAAGAATTCTCTCGATGCCAAGATTCTACAAACTGTCTGTTCGATCAAGTAATACACGTTAAAGATGGCACACAGGCCGGGGCAACCCCGGCTTGTTGCATTTTAGGCCGATGTTTGACGCTGAACCTGTGCACGCGCAGACTGACCCAATGAACGATCAAAAGCCTCAAGGGCTGACCACCGACGCGGCTGTCAATCAGCTGCGTATCGATGGACCCAATCAGCTCGGTGCAGCTCAGACCAGAACTTGGTTGGGTATCTTGCTGGAAGTGGTGCGGGAGCCGATGTTCGGCCTGTTGTTAGCCGCGGGTACGCTCTACTTTGTGATGGGTGATGCACATGAAGGCCTGATGTTAATGGGCTTTGTGCTCATTATCATGACCGTGACAATTGTGCAGGAGCGACGCACCGAGCGTGTATTGGAAACGCTTCGCGATTTGGCGAGTCCGCGGGCGTTGGTCGTGCGGGACGGTCGTGAGCAGCGGATTGCTGGCACAGAGGTTGTTCGTGGGGATCTGTTGATTCTGTCTGAAGGTGATCGCGTAGCGGCGGATGCTGAGGTGCTACAGGCCCACGAATTAGCCATTGACGAGTCCTTGTTGACGGGTGAATCGGGTTGGGTGCCGAAACTGGAAGTCGGGATATCGGTGTACGCCGGGACGCTGGTGGTGCGTGGTCAGGGCTTAGCGCGGGTAACGGTTACCGGGGCGGCTTCGCGGTTTGGGCAGATCGGTGAGTCGCTTGCCACAATTAGCTTAGAGCCATCGCCGCTGCGTCGGCAGATTGAGCAGTTGACCATACGCCTGGCCTGGATTGGCGCTGGATTGAGCGTGTTGTTGGCAGTGGCCTATGCCTGGCGCTCGGGTTCGTGGCTTGATGGGGTGCTGTCGGGAATTACGCTGGCAATGGCCTTGCTGCCGCAGGAATTTCCGGTCATTTTGATTATATTTTTTGCACTGGGTGCCAGAAGAATCGCCCGGCAAGGCATGCTGACACGCCGGTTGAATGCGCTTGAAACGCTGGGCAAAACGACGGTGCTCTGCGTTGATAAAACCGGGACGCTGACCGAAAACCAGATGCGGCTGGCGGCATTATATGCAGATGGCCGGACATGGTTTCTGGATTCGACAGATAAGCCAAGTTTGCCTGAAGCCTTTCATCCTCTGGTCGAATATGCCGTGCTCAGTTGCGAGCAGGCACCGCATGATCCAATGGAGTTAGCGATTCTTCGTTTGGCGACCAGTGATCCCCAAGTTGCGCAGCACATACATTCCGATTGGGCATTGGTCAGAGAGTATGAGCTGAGTCCCGAATTAATGGCGATGACCCATCTATGGCGGCGCGGCGATAGTGCGCATGATGTGGTGGCGGCTAAAGGCGCACCTGAGGCCATTGCCGCGCTTTGCCATCTCTCGCCACAAGCGCTCGACCAACTCAACATTGCAGCGGAGCAATTAGCGGCGCAAGGGATGCGCGTACTGGGTGTCGCTCGGGCCAGGCACCCGGTTTCGCAACCCTGGCCAGAAATTCAGCATGATTTTGACTACGAGTGGGTAGGGCTGCTCGGGCTTGTCGATCCCGTACGCGCATCGGTACCCGCAGCCATTGCCGAATGTCGTCAGGCAGGGATCCGGGTCGTGATGATTACCGGCGATCATCCAGTCACAGCACAGGCAATAGCGCGTCAGGTCGGCATAGCCGCCGACGATGTCTACGCACGGGTGACGCCGCAACAAAAGTTGGCGATCGTCCAGCAATTTAAATCGGATGGTGCCGTGGTGGCGATGACCGGCGATGGCGTGAATGATGCCCCAGCGCTCAAAGCCGCCCATATTGGTATCGCCATGGGGCAACGGGGTACTGATGTGGCGCGTGAAGCAGCGTCATTGGTGCTGATGCATGATGATTTTTCAGCGATTGTGGCAGCGATTCGTTCCGGGCGCCTGATTACCCGAAATCTCCAGCAGGCCCTGCGTTACACCATCACCGTGCATGTACCGATCATTTTGCTTTCCATGCTGCCGGTGCTATTGGGCTTGCCGTTGTTATTGCTGCCCGTGCATATCGCCTTTATGGAACTGGTGTTTAATCCGACCTGTTCGTTGGTCTTTGAAGCCGAACCAGCTACCAAAGATCTGATGCGTGAACCGCCGGTGCCGATTTCAGAATCGCTCATTAGCTTGCGTGGTTTGCTTCGTGCATTGCTGACGGGTGTGCTGATCGGGGTGGGTTTAATGCTCTTTGATGTTTGGCTGGTGTCTGATGAAGCCAGTGTCGGCCAAGTGCGCGCAGCGGTATTTACGGCGATGGTGAGTGCTAATCTGGGTGCTGTCTTGCTCTATCGGCGGGAGTGGTTGTTAACGCGCTTTTCTGTTGTTGGCTGGTGGACCTTATTGCTGGCGCTGGTCAGCCTGTTACTGGTCGTTTGTGTGCCGTCGGTCGCGACGCTGTTTGCTTTTGAGGCACTATCAGTCCAACGCTGGGCAGCGATTGTTGTTAGCGCATTGATGCTGGTGGTCGCCTATCGAATCATTCGACCTAATTTGTGAAGTGAGTCTTTGAATGCATTTTCTGGCAGTTTGGGATTTAATGGCTGTGCTTTTCCTGGGCGCGGCCCTGGGTTTCTTTGGCGGGCTTTTTGGTATTGGCGGGGGAATCATTGCCATTCCATTGCTGGCCCTGGCCTTCGGGATGGATCAGGCTTTGGCACAGGGCACGTCTCTGGCGATGATGGTGCCCATTTTAGCGGTAGGTCTGTGGCGCTATAGTCGAAAGCGCCCGATTCCCTGGGTAAGTGCCCTATGGATCGGCTTGCTGGCTTCGATAACGACTTGGCTCGTGGCGCATTTTGCGACGCAATTACAGCCGGATATTTTGCGCGGTGTATTTGGGCTATTCCTACTGTTCCTCGCATTTCAGATGTTGATCGCCAAACAACGTCACGAATCTGATTCGGGGTGCAGCCGCCTTAATCCGCGCCTGATGCCGATGGTCGGTGTTGCCGCAGGTACAAGTATGGGGTTGCTGGGTGTGGGCGGCGGCCTAGTCGCAACGCCCCTGTTGACGGGATTGTTTGGACAGCGGCAAGCGCTGGCGCAAAGCTTGTCGATGGCGCTGGTCACACCGTGTGCCGTAGTCGCCCTGGCCACTTATAGCGTGGCAGATTGCGTGGATTGGTCGATGGGTTTGCCGCTGGCTTTTGGTGGATTGTTGACTGTGTCAGCTGGTGTCGCTGTGGCGCATCAATTGCCTGAGCGAAAGATGCGTCTCTTGTTTGCCGTGATGCTGATGGCTACGGCGCTCTGGCTGTTGATCAAACCGTACGTCGTTGGTTGAGCGTTTGTAACTATTCAATATAAAGAAAAAGCCCCGGAGTTTTGATCTCCGAGGCTTTGGCTTGGGCGTTGCCTCAGTGCTTAGCCGCAGGTACCCACAGCGCCGCAGGCGGTGCAGAAGTCACAACCATCCTTGCGGATC
It encodes the following:
- a CDS encoding cation-translocating P-type ATPase; protein product: MNDQKPQGLTTDAAVNQLRIDGPNQLGAAQTRTWLGILLEVVREPMFGLLLAAGTLYFVMGDAHEGLMLMGFVLIIMTVTIVQERRTERVLETLRDLASPRALVVRDGREQRIAGTEVVRGDLLILSEGDRVAADAEVLQAHELAIDESLLTGESGWVPKLEVGISVYAGTLVVRGQGLARVTVTGAASRFGQIGESLATISLEPSPLRRQIEQLTIRLAWIGAGLSVLLAVAYAWRSGSWLDGVLSGITLAMALLPQEFPVILIIFFALGARRIARQGMLTRRLNALETLGKTTVLCVDKTGTLTENQMRLAALYADGRTWFLDSTDKPSLPEAFHPLVEYAVLSCEQAPHDPMELAILRLATSDPQVAQHIHSDWALVREYELSPELMAMTHLWRRGDSAHDVVAAKGAPEAIAALCHLSPQALDQLNIAAEQLAAQGMRVLGVARARHPVSQPWPEIQHDFDYEWVGLLGLVDPVRASVPAAIAECRQAGIRVVMITGDHPVTAQAIARQVGIAADDVYARVTPQQKLAIVQQFKSDGAVVAMTGDGVNDAPALKAAHIGIAMGQRGTDVAREAASLVLMHDDFSAIVAAIRSGRLITRNLQQALRYTITVHVPIILLSMLPVLLGLPLLLLPVHIAFMELVFNPTCSLVFEAEPATKDLMREPPVPISESLISLRGLLRALLTGVLIGVGLMLFDVWLVSDEASVGQVRAAVFTAMVSANLGAVLLYRREWLLTRFSVVGWWTLLLALVSLLLVVCVPSVATLFAFEALSVQRWAAIVVSALMLVVAYRIIRPNL
- a CDS encoding sulfite exporter TauE/SafE family protein produces the protein MAVLFLGAALGFFGGLFGIGGGIIAIPLLALAFGMDQALAQGTSLAMMVPILAVGLWRYSRKRPIPWVSALWIGLLASITTWLVAHFATQLQPDILRGVFGLFLLFLAFQMLIAKQRHESDSGCSRLNPRLMPMVGVAAGTSMGLLGVGGGLVATPLLTGLFGQRQALAQSLSMALVTPCAVVALATYSVADCVDWSMGLPLAFGGLLTVSAGVAVAHQLPERKMRLLFAVMLMATALWLLIKPYVVG